Proteins encoded in a region of the Augochlora pura isolate Apur16 chromosome 4, APUR_v2.2.1, whole genome shotgun sequence genome:
- the LOC144468523 gene encoding protein Fer3, which yields MSYTEPLWEINGNQAPVITADMSQYVSGELGSYPMWDSSVLYQAPPPSHSHVNDHGLYRQPCALLHQSRYTSNGRSPNLPSSTTKKPRRRVATVSQRRAANIRERRRMFNLNEAFDKLRRKVPTFAYEKRLSRIETLRLAITYIAFMGELLGIEPSSPKPEYIPREYYLPN from the exons ATGAGCTACACCGAACCGCTGTGGGAGATCAATGGAAATCAAGCACCA GTGATTACAGCGGACATGTCGCAATACGTGAGCGGCGAACTCGGCAGCTACCCTATGTGGGATAGTTCTGTTTTGTATCAAGCACCACCGCCTTCGCATTCCCACGTCAACGATCACGGACTGTATAGACAACCGTGCGCATTATTGCATCAAAG TCGATACACGTCGAACGGGAGATCTCCGAATCTTCCATCTTCCACCACGAAGAAACCGAGGCGTCGAGTGGCGACCGTTTCGCAGAGGAGAGCCGCAAATATTCGTGAGAGACGAAGAATGTTCAATTTGAACGAAGCATTTGACAAACTCCGCAGAAAA GTACCGACATTCGCGTACGAGAAACGGCTGTCAAGAATCGAAACTCTACGTTTGGCGATCACCTACATCGCGTTCATGGGGGAACTGCTTGGAATTGAACCGAGCAGTCCGAAACCGGAATACATACCACGGGAATATTATTTGCCGAATTGA
- the Uhrf1 gene encoding ubiquitin-like with PHD and ring finger domains 1 gives MYVKVRTIDGKQEAILTISKLTEVEDFKCEIEKELNVKADLQRLFFRGKQLENGYKLYDYNVNLNDVIQLMIRVNVDEVEAEPTSSSTNVSTNSDYKEAVENSSEDEGLVEAESLYYKIGDAVDCLDQTYGAWFEAIIQKIFQKGDKLFYNVKWEFDDKAPPFNASETSIRPRARHLLDFGTLKIGQKVMVNYNVDDPKEIGLWYDFLISKAEKKRRVQTLLGTLHIGRDQLLENRKVNPKGEIFAIEEPKLLKERTPEEEQQMISNGKRRRVQATCNACSDNPRKKCRECGCRICAGKEDEHNLLLCDECNSAYHLGCLTPPLTSIPEEDYWYCPECKNDENEIVKAGDKLKQTKKKTNENANSKRDWGKGMACVGRTKECSIVPPNHRGPVPGVEVGMCWMYRVQVSEVGIHRPHIAGIHGRETDCAYSIVLSGGYEDDIDNGDEFMYTGSGGRDLSGNKRTAEQSCDQTLTRMNKALAINCNAKLNATVGATAEDWRGGIPVRVVRNFKLAKHSKYAPEEGNRYDGIYKVVKYYPDTGKSGFRVWRYLLRRDDPAPAPWTTEGKARITALGFKPMYPDGYLEAMAKNKTSKKRNEMTEGIDKLIASEKQGPPKKKQKREVYEIETEVLKFVDEDQGNAKLWDECRRALADGKAAFLQRVSERFTCSCCLELVFNPVTTSCAHNICLNCLKRSFSSGIRRCPSCRHLLDKNYKMEVNQSLSSALLLLYPGYEGGR, from the exons atgtacgtTAAAGTGAGAACGATTGATGGTAAACAGGAAGCAATATTGACCATTTCGAAACTGACGGAGGTAGAAGATTTTAAA tgcgaaatagaaaaagaattgaatgTGAAAGCTGATttacaaagattattttttcgtGGAAAACAATTAGAAAATGGTTACAAACTGTATGATTATAATGTGAATTTGAACGATGTGATTCAGTTGATGATCAGAGTAAATGTCGACGAAGTAGAAGCAGAACCTACCTCTAGTAGTACCAATGTATCTACTAACTCAGATTATAAGGAAGCTGTAGAGAATTCTAGCGAGGACGAAGGACTTGTCGAAGCTGAAagtttatattacaaaattggaGATGCCGTGGATTGTCTCGATCAAACTTACGGAGCCTGGTTCGAGgcaattatacaaaaaatttttcagaaagGAGACAagctattttataatgtaaaatggGAATTTGATGATAAAGCTCCACCTTTCAATGCATCGGAAACATCGATAAGACCACGTGCTAGACATCTTTTGGATTTTGGGACTTTAAAAATAGGTCAGAAAGTAATGGTTAATTATAATGTCGACGATCCGAAAGAAATAGGTTTATGGTACgactttttaatatcaaaagcagagaagaaaagaagagtACAAACGCTTCTTGGAACTTTACATATTGGAag GGATCAACTTCTTGAAAATCGCAAAGTAAATCCCAAAGgtgaaatttttgcaatagaGGAACCAAAACTTCTTAAAGAAAGAACCCCCGAAGAAGAACAACAAATGATTAGTAATGGTAAACGAAGACGTGTGCAAGCTACTTGTAATGCATGCTCGGATAATCCTCGTAAAAAGTGTAGGGAATGCGGTTGCAGAATCTGTGCTGGAAAAGAGGATGAACACAATCTTTTATTGTGCGACGAATGTAACTCTGCATATCATCTAGGATGTTTGACTCCTCCATTAACTTCTATACCAGAGGAAGATTATTGGTACTGTCCGGAATGTAAAAATGACGAAAACGAGATTGTGAAG GCAGGCGATAAACTCaagcaaacgaaaaagaaaacgaacgaaaatgCCAATAGTAAACGGGATTGGGGTAAAGGAATGGCGTGCGTGGGAAGGACAAAGGAATGTAGTATTGTTCCTCCTAACCACCGCGGACCTGTTCCAGGGGTAGAAGTTGGAATGTGTTGGATGTACAGAGTACAG GTGTCTGAAGTTGGAATACACAGACCGCACATAGCTGGAATTCACGGGCGAGAAACAGATTGTGcatattctattgtattgtCTGGTGGATACGAGGATGATATAGATAATGGTGATGAATTTATGTATACCGGTTCTGGAGGAAGAGATTTATCAG GCAACAAAAGAACGGCGGAACAAAGTTGCGATCAAACATTGACTAGAATGAATAAAGCGTTAGCCATAAATTGTAATGCCAAGCTGAATGCAACAGTTGGCGCTACAGCCGAAGATTGGAGGGGTGGTATACCCGTTAGAGTAGtcagaaattttaaacttGCTAAACACAGTAAATATGCACCCGAAGAAGGAAATAG ATACGATGGAATTTACAAGGTAGTCAAGTATTATCCGGATACGGGTAAAAGTGGTTTTCGGGTGTGGAGATACTTGTTAAGACGGGACGATCCAGCACCCGCCCCATGGACCACGGAGGGTAAAGCACGAATAACTGCACTTGGTTTCAAACCTATGTATCCGGATGGGTACTTGGAAGCAATGGCAAAGAATAAGACGAGcaaaaaacgaaacgagatGACGGAGGGGATAGACAAGTTGATTGCTTCGGAAAAGCAAGGACCACCAAAGAAAAAGCAAAAGCGCGAAGTTTATGAAATAGAAACGGAAGTACTGAAATTTGTTGATGAAGATCAAGGGAATGCGAAATTGTGGGATGAATGTCGCCGAGCATTGGCGGATGGGAAAGCTGCGTTTCTGCAACGAGTATCAGAAAG GTTTACCTGTTCCTGCTGTTTGGAATTGGTGTTTAATCCAGTAACAACTTCTTGCGCCCATAATATTTGTCTGAATTGTTTAAAGCGCAGCTTTTCGTCTGGCATACGTCGTTGTCCATCGTGCCGACATTTACTagacaaaaattataagatgGAAGTTAATCAATCTCTGTCGTCTGCTTTGTTGTTACTTTACCCAGGCTACGAGGGTGGTAGATAA
- the Crk gene encoding crk proto-oncogene, adaptor protein, with translation MAATFDQYDKSSWYFGAMSRQDASDLLMGEKEGGVFLVRDSTSIQGDFVLCVREDSKVSHYIINKIQQGDQIRYRIGDQMFPDIPNLLSFYKLHYLDTTPLIRPAPKKTQRVVAKYDFEGNDPDDLPFRKGEILTIISKDEEQWWTARNSLGQTGSVPVPYVQKYEEDNHSIVENNSRPESGGSSTVNSNPVQVTGSQMPYPESGQGTTRRSNIQRTLPAFAKVKQARVPNAYDKTALKLEVGDVIKVTKTNMNGQWEGELHGKIGHFPFTHVEFVDNETGEDNQEI, from the exons ATGGCTGCTACGTTCGATCAATATGACAAGTCCAG CTGGTACTTTGGTGCAATGTCACGTCAAGACGCCTCGGATTTACTTATGGGTGAAAAAGAAGGTGGTGTGTTTCTAGTACGTGACAGCACATCGATACAAGGAGATTTTGTACTGTGTGTACGAGAAGACAGCAAAGTTAgccattatataataaataaaattcagcaGGGTGATCAAATACGTTATAGGATCGGGGACCAAATGTTTCCCGATATTCCCAACCTTttgtctttttataaattacattacttGGATACAACACCATTGATAAGGCCTGCTCCAAAAAAGACACAGAGGGTAGTAGCAAAATATGATTTTGAAGGCAACGATCCTGATGACTTGCCCTTTAGAAAAG GTGAAATTCTCACCATAATTTCCAAAGATGAAGAACAGTGGTGGACTGCCAGGAACAGTCTTGGTCAAACTGGATCGGTTCCAGTTCCATATGTTCAGAAATACGAAGAGGATAATCACTCGATTGTCGAGAATAATTCACGCCCAGAAAGCGGAGGTAGTTCAACTGTGAATTCGAATCCTGTACAAGTTACTGGTTCACAAATGCCTTACCCTGAAAGTGGACAAGGGACCACCCGTAGATCAAATATTCAGCGAACATTACCTGCGTTTGCTAAAGTAAAACAAGCGAGGGTGCCAAACGCGTACGATAAAACGGCCCTAAAATTAGAAGTCGGCGATGtgataaaagtaacaaaaacTAATATGAACGGCCAATGGGAAGGTGAACTCCACGGTAAAATTGGACACTTCCCATTCACGCATGTTGAATTTGTAGACAACGAGACTGGAGAAGACAATCAGGAGATTTAA